A genomic window from Chaetodon auriga isolate fChaAug3 chromosome 13, fChaAug3.hap1, whole genome shotgun sequence includes:
- the ddx3xa gene encoding DEAD-box helicase 3 X-linked a isoform X7 — MSHVVVDNPHGLDQQLAALDLNSADGQGGGTGRRYIPPHLRNKDASKNDSPGWDSGRSNGFVNGYHDNRANGGFGGRGPPRTDRGFGSYDNKDGSWGGPPRDAAYNSFGGRSDRSKTAYFNDRGAGSRGRYERGGFAGGGNARWVEDSRDDDWSKPTAPNERLEHELFSGSNTGINFEKYDDIPVEATGSNCPPHIESFHDVDMGEIIMGNINLSRYTRPTPVQKHAIPIIKSKRDLMACAQTGSGKTAAFLLPVLSQIYTDGPGDALQAAKNSGQENGRYGRRKQYPISLVLAPTRELALQIYDEARKFAYRSRVRPCVVYGGADIGQQIRDLERGCHLLVATPGRLVDMMERGKIGLDYCNYLVLDEADRMLDMGFEPQIRRIVEQDTMPPKGIRQTMMFSATFPKEIQILARDFLEDYIFLAVGRVGSTSENITQKVVWVEETDKRSFLLDLLNATVIPSEVQENVTEAPEKPGKDSLTLVFVETKKGADALEDFLYHEGYACTSIHGDRSQRDREEALHQFRSGRCPILVATAVAARGLDISNVKHVINFDLPSDIEEYVHRIGRTGRVGNLGLATSFFNDKNSNITKDLLDILVEAKQEVPSWLESLAYEHQHKSSNRGRSKRFSGGFGARDYRQTSGGSGNFSSNRGGRNTGGHGGNRGFGGGGFGGNFYSNDGYGGNYSHSAGVDWWGN, encoded by the exons ATTCACCTGGATGGGACAGTGGACGCAGCAATGGATTTGTGAATGGTTACCATGACAACCGCGCAAATGGGGGCTTTGGAGGGCGAGGACCCCCTCGCACTGATAGAG GGTTTGGCAGTTATGACAACAAAGATGGCAGCTGGGGAGGACCACCAAGGGATGCTGCTTACAACAGCTTTGGGGGCCGTTCTGATAGATCCAAGACTGCCTATTTCAATGACCGTGGGGCAGGCTCAAGGGGAAG ATACGAGCGTGGTGGCTTTGCTGGTGGAGGAAACGCCCGATGGGTGGAAGACTCGAGAGATGATGATTGGTCTAAGCCCACTGCTCCCAACGAGCGCCTGGAACA TGAGCTTTTCTCTGGAAGCAACACAGGGAtaaattttgaaaaatatgatGATATTCCTGTGGAGGCCACTGGAAGCAACTGCCCACCCCACATTGAAAGT TTCCATGATGTTGACATGGGGGAGATTATCATGGGGAATATCAATTTGAGTCGCTACACTCGTCCCACCCCAGTCCAGAAACATGCTATACCCATCATCAAGTCCAAGAGAGACCTGATGGCTTGTGCCCAGACAG GCTCTGGTAAGACTGCTGCTTTCTTGCTGCCAGTGCTGAGTCAGATCTACACTGATGGGCCAGGAGATGCTCTGCAGGCTGCAAAGAATAGTGGGCAG GAGAATGGAAGGTATGGCCGTCGTAAGCAATACCCAATCTCCCTTGTCCTGGCTCCCACCAGAGAACTGGCTTTGCAGATCTATGATGAGGCAAGAAAG TTTGCCTATCGCTCACGTGTGCGGCCCTGTGTGGTGTATGGCGGTGCTGATATTGGCCAGCAGATCAGGGATTTGGAAAGAGGCTGTCACCTACTGGTGGCCACACCTGGACGTCTGGTTGATATGATGGAGAGGGGCAAGATCGGTCTGGACTATTGCAA CTACTTGGTCCTGGATGAGGCTGACCGCATGTTGGACATGGGTTTTGAGCCACAGATCAGACGCATTGTGGAACAAGATACAATGCCACCTAAAGGAATCCGCCAGACCATGATGTTCAGTGCCACCTTCCCCAAGGAGATCCAG ATTCTTGCTCGTGACTTCCTGGAGGACTACATTTTCCTGGCAGTGGGCCGTGTTGGTTCCACCTcagaaaacatcacacagaaGGTGGTCTGGGTAGAGGAGACTGACAAAAGGTCCTTCCTTCTTGACCTACTTAATGCCACAG TTATTCCCAGTGAGGTTCAGGAAAATGTGACAGAGGCCCCAGAGAAACCGG GCAAAGACTCGTTGACTCTGGTGTTTGTTGAAACCAAGAAAGGAGCAGATGCTTTGGAAGACTTCCTTTACCATGAGGGTTACGCCTGCACCAGCATCCATGGTGATCGATCCCAGAGAGACCGAGAGGAGGCTCTGCATCAGTTCCGGTCTGGACGCTGCCCCATCTTGGTGGCCACAGCT gtGGCTGCTAGAGGCCTTGACATCAGCAATGTGAAGCATGTTATTAACTTTGATTTGCCCAGTGATATTGAAGAATACGTTCATCGTATTGGCCGTACGGGACGTGTGGGCAACCTTG GTCTGGCCACGTCGTTCTTTAAcgacaaaaacagcaacataacCAAAGATTTGCTGGACATTTTGGTGGAGGCCAAGCAAGAGGTTCCCTCCTGGCTTGAGAGCCTGGCTTATGAGCACCAGCACAAGAGCAGCAATCGTGGACGCTCTAAGag GTTCTCTGGTGGTTTTGGAGCTAGAGACTACCGTCAGACATCTGGTGGCTCTGGAAACTTCAGTAGCAACCGTGGAGGGCGTAACAcgggaggccatggaggaaaCCGTGGCTTTGGTGGAG GCGGCTTTGGTGGCAACTTCTACAGCAATGATGGCTACGGAGGAAATTACAGCCACTCTGCTGGTGTGGATTGGTGGGGCAACTAG
- the ddx3xa gene encoding DEAD-box helicase 3 X-linked a isoform X6, with product MSHVVVDNPHGLDQQLAALDLNSADGQGGGTGRRYIPPHLRNKDASKNAGNAYSAGRQCGYSVAPINLYSPGWDSGRSNGFVNGYHDNRANGGFGGRGPPRTDRGFGSYDNKDGSWGGPPRDAAYNSFGGRSDRSKTAYFNDRGAGSRGRYERGGFAGGGNARWVEDSRDDDWSKPTAPNERLEHELFSGSNTGINFEKYDDIPVEATGSNCPPHIESFHDVDMGEIIMGNINLSRYTRPTPVQKHAIPIIKSKRDLMACAQTGSGKTAAFLLPVLSQIYTDGPGDALQAAKNSGQENGRYGRRKQYPISLVLAPTRELALQIYDEARKFAYRSRVRPCVVYGGADIGQQIRDLERGCHLLVATPGRLVDMMERGKIGLDYCNYLVLDEADRMLDMGFEPQIRRIVEQDTMPPKGIRQTMMFSATFPKEIQILARDFLEDYIFLAVGRVGSTSENITQKVVWVEETDKRSFLLDLLNATGKDSLTLVFVETKKGADALEDFLYHEGYACTSIHGDRSQRDREEALHQFRSGRCPILVATAVAARGLDISNVKHVINFDLPSDIEEYVHRIGRTGRVGNLGLATSFFNDKNSNITKDLLDILVEAKQEVPSWLESLAYEHQHKSSNRGRSKRFSGGFGARDYRQTSGGSGNFSSNRGGRNTGGHGGNRGFGGGGFGGNFYSNDGYGGNYSHSAGVDWWGN from the exons ATTCACCTGGATGGGACAGTGGACGCAGCAATGGATTTGTGAATGGTTACCATGACAACCGCGCAAATGGGGGCTTTGGAGGGCGAGGACCCCCTCGCACTGATAGAG GGTTTGGCAGTTATGACAACAAAGATGGCAGCTGGGGAGGACCACCAAGGGATGCTGCTTACAACAGCTTTGGGGGCCGTTCTGATAGATCCAAGACTGCCTATTTCAATGACCGTGGGGCAGGCTCAAGGGGAAG ATACGAGCGTGGTGGCTTTGCTGGTGGAGGAAACGCCCGATGGGTGGAAGACTCGAGAGATGATGATTGGTCTAAGCCCACTGCTCCCAACGAGCGCCTGGAACA TGAGCTTTTCTCTGGAAGCAACACAGGGAtaaattttgaaaaatatgatGATATTCCTGTGGAGGCCACTGGAAGCAACTGCCCACCCCACATTGAAAGT TTCCATGATGTTGACATGGGGGAGATTATCATGGGGAATATCAATTTGAGTCGCTACACTCGTCCCACCCCAGTCCAGAAACATGCTATACCCATCATCAAGTCCAAGAGAGACCTGATGGCTTGTGCCCAGACAG GCTCTGGTAAGACTGCTGCTTTCTTGCTGCCAGTGCTGAGTCAGATCTACACTGATGGGCCAGGAGATGCTCTGCAGGCTGCAAAGAATAGTGGGCAG GAGAATGGAAGGTATGGCCGTCGTAAGCAATACCCAATCTCCCTTGTCCTGGCTCCCACCAGAGAACTGGCTTTGCAGATCTATGATGAGGCAAGAAAG TTTGCCTATCGCTCACGTGTGCGGCCCTGTGTGGTGTATGGCGGTGCTGATATTGGCCAGCAGATCAGGGATTTGGAAAGAGGCTGTCACCTACTGGTGGCCACACCTGGACGTCTGGTTGATATGATGGAGAGGGGCAAGATCGGTCTGGACTATTGCAA CTACTTGGTCCTGGATGAGGCTGACCGCATGTTGGACATGGGTTTTGAGCCACAGATCAGACGCATTGTGGAACAAGATACAATGCCACCTAAAGGAATCCGCCAGACCATGATGTTCAGTGCCACCTTCCCCAAGGAGATCCAG ATTCTTGCTCGTGACTTCCTGGAGGACTACATTTTCCTGGCAGTGGGCCGTGTTGGTTCCACCTcagaaaacatcacacagaaGGTGGTCTGGGTAGAGGAGACTGACAAAAGGTCCTTCCTTCTTGACCTACTTAATGCCACAG GCAAAGACTCGTTGACTCTGGTGTTTGTTGAAACCAAGAAAGGAGCAGATGCTTTGGAAGACTTCCTTTACCATGAGGGTTACGCCTGCACCAGCATCCATGGTGATCGATCCCAGAGAGACCGAGAGGAGGCTCTGCATCAGTTCCGGTCTGGACGCTGCCCCATCTTGGTGGCCACAGCT gtGGCTGCTAGAGGCCTTGACATCAGCAATGTGAAGCATGTTATTAACTTTGATTTGCCCAGTGATATTGAAGAATACGTTCATCGTATTGGCCGTACGGGACGTGTGGGCAACCTTG GTCTGGCCACGTCGTTCTTTAAcgacaaaaacagcaacataacCAAAGATTTGCTGGACATTTTGGTGGAGGCCAAGCAAGAGGTTCCCTCCTGGCTTGAGAGCCTGGCTTATGAGCACCAGCACAAGAGCAGCAATCGTGGACGCTCTAAGag GTTCTCTGGTGGTTTTGGAGCTAGAGACTACCGTCAGACATCTGGTGGCTCTGGAAACTTCAGTAGCAACCGTGGAGGGCGTAACAcgggaggccatggaggaaaCCGTGGCTTTGGTGGAG GCGGCTTTGGTGGCAACTTCTACAGCAATGATGGCTACGGAGGAAATTACAGCCACTCTGCTGGTGTGGATTGGTGGGGCAACTAG